The following nucleotide sequence is from Lonchura striata isolate bLonStr1 chromosome 17, bLonStr1.mat, whole genome shotgun sequence.
AGATCAGACTGGGCCACAGAGGGAGCatcaccagctctgctgctgagcagtCTGAAATGAGTTCAAGTGGCTCCAAGAGCTGTGGAGGGGTGAAAGGAGGAGGTGGGAAGGAGCTGTCAGGTAAACATGAGTGGCCACCAAATCAGGTGACATGAGGAGCAGGTTTGGGGATAGCGGGACACTGGGCTGGCTGAGGCAAGAGTCAGGCAGGGGAGAACAAGAGCAACTGGTTGAGGGAAAACAGGATGCAGTTGTGAAACCAGTCATGTTGGGTGACAGGTTGTTATTTGCTCTGTGGTAATATGGTAATGTTTGGCTTGGAttgtgaggaggggacaaagacAACAAGGTAGGAATCTTTAATTTGTAGATTTCACCTTGCTTGAGAAACCAGGCAAAACCAAATATTGTTGTGACTTTCAGAAGGATCTGCCTGTCCTGGGCATGAAGGAGAATGTTCCCTGCTCAGTAAAGAGCTGATAGCAGGAGGTGCTGTTTCTCTTGGATCAATAGAGTGTAAAGAGAACTCGGTCTCAGTGCCAGCTGTACAGAGAGTCTCCAGCGAGGAGCACGTATCTTACTGGTGGAAAGTCTCTTGAGGGAGACAGAGCTGTAGCAGCCTCCAGGAGTAAGTACTTGGTCTACGATCAGCTGTGGGATATAGCAAAGGGTCCTCAGCCTTTAACTGGTTGGTAGTGAAGGGAGATGTGAGAACAAAAGCAAACTGACTTACAGATACAAAGAGCAGCTGTTTGAATGGCTGCATTTGGCAGAAATCCAAGAGGTTTGCAGGTTGAAGTGCATTGGCATTGAAACTTCGTAGTAAAAATAACTACTATTAAATGGTTCTTTATTCTGCAGTGGTTGTATTGATTGCTACAAGCAACTGGTTCTTGCAGGAAAtagtaatatttaaaaattagtaaCTTGTTGTGAGATGGCTTTGTGTTTGTAGGAACTGCACAAGTAAAGCTTAGACACTTAAAATCAACTCAGTATTTAGACTGTTATTCTCAAGAGCATTGTAGGAGTGAGAAGGCCAGACTATGAAATACAAAGTATAGCTAAAACacaaattataattattttctaacTGTGGTCAGTTGTAAAGTTTGGGGTTAAAGGCTTAATAGTGACACATGACTCTATTAGAGTTGAGAGATTTGTGACATTAGTTCTGAAAAATTCTAGTTCTTTGTTTCAGCCTTGTGCTACTTAACAGACACATTCTTTACCCATTTCTTTACCCTAGAGACAGAAATCCGAAGCAAAGTAGGCACTTTAAAGTCTCAAGAACAGGTGACACAAATTGCCACAGAAGTCAAGCTGATGCAACTTAGGGCTGGATCTAGCAAAAACATAACATGTTGTTTAGGGAATGATTTTCAATGCTCGGTGTTTGGAGCacttgtgagaaaaaaaattgcaggaaACTTCAAGAAGGGAACATTTCAGGGGGATTAAGGGAGCTGCAGATCATTGATTTAGTGAAACTTTGCTGCATTCAATGCAATCTGAACTGAAAAGTTGGGTGATGGGGTTTAATTACCTTCCTGTTCAAATATTTGTTGTTAGGTCTTTTTCTCTCCATTCTTCCTGTTGGAAAAAACGTTCTCTAGTACTTCTGTGGTATTGTTTACTCCAGAGACATCTGAGcaattcacaaaggcaaggAGACAGCATGTTTTGCTATGAAATGAGTAATAGCTAATTCCAGTTTACAGATGGGGGGGAGAAAGGCTTGGGACTAGACTTGCCCTTAAAGATGTGAGTGACCTGCCTAAAACAGGACTAACGTTGGGAGCTTTATTTCTGTGACTTGGCTTTATCTGTATTGCAgcataaaataactttttccttACTCTTTGGCTATGGAGCTGTAGCTTAGTTTTACTAATTGAACTCCAGCTGCTCTCTCTGCTGGAAAACACTCCCttgcaggagcaccagcacaaTGTACTTTCCCCACATAATATTTGTGCTGGTGGGGATGTTTGCCTGCTTTGTCCTGCTAACATTAAAGTAAAATAGATCATGCTGCTCAGGATggcagcatttcctgctgctgacagcagagcccatTACTACCTGTGAGACAAGTCTGACCTCAGTGCTGTTTTGGAAGAGAACCTCGTGTGGTTTTCTCTTGGCTTTTCTCTGCAATCCCTCATTCTCCCTCCCTTTGCCAGGAAATCCCTTCTCCTGCCAACAGGAGCCAGTGGAATGTGCTGTTTGTTTACATTCTCACTCCTTCATCCTACTAACCTTCCCACCCCCCAGCTGTAATCCTAACAAGCTCGGCTGAGCCCTTCATCCTTCTGAGGGAGCACTGCTCCATTGAGTAATTGCAGATACAAGGCTTTCTGCAAGGGGCTGTCCCCACCAGACTCTTCTTGGGGGTGAGGCATTTATTGCTTTTAAAGCCATTTGAAATTCTTGAAGGGGTTTGTAGtgctttaaaggaaaaaacaaaagcacacACTTAATGTCATTGCTAAGGTAGGAGCAGCTTTTCTGGACTTGTAGTGAGCTGCCATCTCTGCCTAGGAAAGCCCTTAAAGCTCAGTTTCCAGAGGGTTTTATAATAATCCAAGTGAGGAAATCCTGTGTTTACAGCACTTACGGAAATTGCCATTTTGAGCCTGTCCCCCCGGTTTGATCTATTCACATACTTTATTTTATCTGACTTTAGCTGTTTGGCAAGGATTATAAATCTTTAAGCTGGGACTGTCCATCCCTTTGTTTTGCAGCCTGGATGCTGCTAGGGCTTTCCTGGGTAGCTTGATGTGTAGCTGCTCTGGTGCTGTCCTGCTGGAAGACTTTATTGTTTGTGTGCAGAACAATTCCTTATATTAATGCTTCCTTAGCACTTCTCTGTAGCACCAAATAATGATTACCCTTCAATTGTATTTCTTTATATCATCTCTCAAGCCGTTGGACTGTCATGGATCAATGTGTGCAGGGAAGGCTGTGGCAGCTTGTTTCCCATTTCCACCTCTCTCTTTCTGTTCCTGCACTGTGCTAAAAGGGTCTCACTTGTTAGCCTGGATAAAAGCCTGAGGAACAGAGGACAGGATACACTTCTGTACCAGCTTTAGCTGATCTTGTCCCCAGCTGAGGAAAGCAGGAAGCTTTCCACCAGCTCCAAGACACACTAGAATTTAGTACTGGGAGTTCAACCACCAGCATATGATGCTTGGGAATGAATGGAGCTTTAGAAAAATGTCAGTTGATTTTTCCCCTGCATTTCTCTGAGAGTCTGACATTTCCTCCTCCCTACAGAGCAGCCTGCCCTCCGGAGGAGTTGCTGGAGCCTGTTCTGGAGCACATCTGACTGCTACTGCCAACGAGGCCCCAGCCAGCCACGATGTACTGCCTTCAGTGGTTGCTACCTGTCCTGCTCATACCCAAGCCCCTCAACCCAGCATTGTGGTTCAGTCACTCAATGTTCATGGGATTCTACCTGCTCAGTTTTCTCCTGGAACGGAAACCTTGCACAATTTGTGCCTTGGTCTTCCTGGCAGCTCTATTCCTCATCTGCT
It contains:
- the BLCAP gene encoding apoptosis inducing factor BLCAP, with amino-acid sequence MYCLQWLLPVLLIPKPLNPALWFSHSMFMGFYLLSFLLERKPCTICALVFLAALFLICYSCWGNCFLYHCTGSQLPESAHDPNIVGT